Proteins co-encoded in one Octopus bimaculoides isolate UCB-OBI-ISO-001 chromosome 7, ASM119413v2, whole genome shotgun sequence genomic window:
- the LOC106882476 gene encoding synembryn-A codes for MSVDSEHQEMEGKLLQVLEASSDDEQILNVLEHFNTQNAMTVNFPSTKDSQTQEIIAALCQKLGEKRSARCNSECLKTIRIFSRDTLLADVLALDSTLTLLMTHAWFHQTAEESDKITTLKDEDTEVIIEAQKCLCNIIYNSKKAQHICSVNGCIEGVIQRMKTYKDANLKHDIKYFDMRLLFLLSALVPETRQRIHFELHGFSYLMEIIDLLLHDAEERQTGLTDQEVDLCCEVLKILFNLTMSLKMKSLDEEEDGHLMRLISVLRELLLCKTESNDRKEELVSHTVNLLTNVPATSFEQLLTPLTDSGADSVTKDNETEGKNMESIVVLLNFLHQRLRKVSREQDKNIQNIVQPAPHNTETKLHSKPPCGMSDNLTPILHCLCEASRNNRSIRKFCRLKVLPPMRDEVLNLPEEGDTLRNRLCLLLTSLSPSIKHLVPDFLFTLCKENVDRMIKYTGYGNCAGLLAERGLLMGGRGKMASYSSESEDSETEEYTELRPMVNPVTGRWEEERPKAIDNMSEEQKEYEAMKAVDLIHKLHEKGVIQPGCLGQDGKPTPISHILQMTENIKISPEASSDSD; via the exons aaTGCCATGACAGTGAACTTTCCTTCTACCAAGGATTCTCAGACCCAg GAAATTATTGCAGCTCTTTGTCAAAAACTTGGAGAAAAACGATCAGCTCGCTGCAACTCTGAGTGTCTGAAAACTATTCGCATCTTTAGCCGTGATACACTCTTGGCCGATGTTTTAGCTCTTGACTCCACATTGACTCTGTTGATGACTCATGCCTGGTTTCACCAGACTGCTGAAGAGAGTGACAAAATAACCACTTTGAAGGATGAGGACACAGAAG TTATAATTGAAGCCCAGAAGTGTCTTTGTAATATCATATATAACAGCAAAAAAGCTCAACATATTTGTAG cgTGAATGGTTGCATTGAAGGAGTCATACAGCGAATGAAAACTTACAAAGATGCCAATTTGAAGCATGACATTAAA tATTTTGATATGAGGCTGCTGTTCTTGTTGAGTGCATTAGTTCCTGAGACCAG acaGAGAATCCACTTTGAACTTCATGGTTTTAGTTACCTGATGGAAATCATTGACCTTCTGCTTCATGATGCTGAGGAACGGCAGACTGGTCTCACAGACCAAGAAGTTGATCTTTGCTGTGAAGTACTGAAGATTCTTTTCAATCTTACCATGTCTCTCAAGATGAAATCATTAGATGAG GAAGAAGACGGCCACCTAATGCGTCTGATTAGTGTGTTGAGAGAGTTATTATTATGTAAAACAGAATCAAATGACCGCAAAGAAGAACTGGTCAG cCACACTGTGAACTTGTTAACCAACGTACCTGCCACCAGTTTTGAGCAACTCCTCACGCCATTGACTGATAGCGGTGCTGACTCTGTAACTAAAGATAATGAGACTGAAGGTAAAAATATGGAAAGTATTGTAGTTCTGCTTAATTTCCTGCATCAGCGATTAAGGAAAGTTTCACGGGAACAAGACAAAAACATCCAGAATATTGTACAGCCTGCTCCTCACAACACAGAAACCAAACTCCATTCTAAG CCCCCATGTGGTATGTCTGACAATTTGACACCTATACTACACTGTTTATGTGAAGCCAGTCGTAATAACAGATCAATCAGAAAATTCTGTCGTCTTAAG GTTTTACCACCAATGCGTGATGAAGTCCTAAATCTTCCTGAAGAAGGAGACACATTAAGAAACAG attgTGTCTGCTCTTAACCTCTCTAAGTCCTAGTATAAAACATTTGGTGCCTGATTTTCTGTTTACATTGTGTAAAGAAAATG ttGATCGTATGATAAAGTATACAGGTTATGGGAACTGTGCTGGACTTCTTGCTGAGCGTGGCCTCCTGATGGGTGGACGTGGGAAAATGGCCAGTTATTCAAGTGAATCTGAAGATTCTGAAACTGAAGAATATACAGAGTTAAGaccaat GGTTAATCCAGTAACCGGCCGTTGGGAGGAAGAGCGACCAAAAGCTATAGACAACATGAGTGAAGAACAGAAAGAGTACGAAGCTATGAAAGCAGTTGACCTAATTCACAAGTTGCATGA GAAAGGTGTGATTCAACCAGGTTGCTTGGGACAAGATGGAAAACCAACACCCATATCGCATATCCTGCAAATGACTGAGAATATTAAGATTTCTCCGGAAGCTTCCTCTGATTCTGATTGA